A genomic window from Agrobacterium tumefaciens includes:
- a CDS encoding LysR family transcriptional regulator: MDRLEAMTLLIETLDEGSFSAAAKKRGVPVATLTRKVGQLEKHLGAALLVRSTRKLSLTDAGQRYLAGARQIITHVAEVEREAAGEFREPTGRLVVSAPRMFGRLHVLPIIKDFLQLHEGITVDLQLSDGNVDLAAGAADIAVRIGALGNNGLIGTRLGSMRTVVVASPALLDRHREVRHPDDLKSLPSIKLTLPTPATAHGPQKSKIDWPDGQIRLLVPSTEAAIDAAEAELGFVRLLHYQAADALVSGRLRLLLATFEGEPAPVHILHAPLPQLPQKTRRFLDFASGRLRSTLTAIGKA, translated from the coding sequence ATGGATCGTCTGGAGGCCATGACGTTATTGATCGAGACGCTGGATGAAGGCAGCTTTTCGGCTGCCGCAAAAAAGCGCGGCGTGCCGGTGGCAACCCTCACCCGAAAGGTTGGACAACTCGAAAAGCATTTGGGCGCCGCCCTTCTGGTTCGATCGACCCGTAAGTTGTCCCTGACTGACGCCGGACAGCGATACCTAGCAGGCGCACGGCAGATCATCACGCATGTGGCGGAAGTAGAGCGAGAGGCCGCGGGTGAATTCCGCGAGCCCACGGGGCGGCTGGTTGTGAGCGCACCGCGAATGTTTGGCCGCCTCCACGTCCTGCCGATCATCAAGGATTTCCTGCAGCTTCACGAAGGGATTACGGTCGATCTGCAGCTTAGTGACGGCAATGTCGATCTTGCGGCGGGCGCCGCTGATATCGCGGTGCGGATCGGGGCATTGGGGAACAACGGCCTGATCGGCACTCGGCTGGGCAGCATGCGCACCGTGGTTGTCGCCAGTCCAGCGCTTCTTGATCGTCACAGAGAGGTTCGGCACCCGGATGATCTGAAATCTCTACCTTCCATAAAGCTCACATTGCCAACACCGGCCACTGCCCACGGACCGCAAAAATCCAAAATCGACTGGCCTGATGGCCAAATCCGATTGCTGGTTCCAAGCACGGAAGCGGCGATTGATGCGGCTGAGGCAGAGTTGGGCTTTGTGCGGCTTTTGCACTATCAAGCGGCCGATGCACTTGTTTCCGGCCGGTTGCGTCTGCTGCTTGCAACATTCGAGGGAGAGCCAGCACCAGTGCACATTCTCCACGCCCCGCTGCCACAATTGCCTCAAAAAACCCGACGCTTCCTGGATTTCGCGAGCGGCAGATTGCGTTCAACTCTGACTGCTATTGGAAAGGCCTGA
- a CDS encoding pyridoxamine 5-phosphate oxidase yields the protein MTYGFLDIAVTPAVRKVQQQLGVASMWENFRGHREFDRFTDQEASFIADRDSFYMATTSETGWPYLQHRGGAKGFLKFLDDRTLAFADYRGNFQYTSVGNLSANDKACLFLMDYPRRARLKIYVHAEAMSLDADPALTAAVLDGTTGRAERIVRLRLQNFDWNCPQHIVPRYTEVQIEDGLRPIRERLAELEAENAKLREQLA from the coding sequence ATGACCTATGGGTTTCTGGATATAGCGGTGACGCCTGCGGTGCGGAAGGTGCAGCAGCAACTGGGTGTTGCATCCATGTGGGAAAATTTCCGCGGGCATCGCGAGTTTGACCGTTTTACCGATCAGGAGGCAAGTTTCATCGCCGATCGCGACAGTTTTTATATGGCGACAACGTCCGAGACCGGGTGGCCCTATCTCCAGCATCGGGGCGGGGCCAAAGGATTTCTCAAGTTTCTGGATGATCGGACACTCGCTTTCGCCGATTACCGTGGAAACTTCCAATACACTAGCGTGGGGAACCTTTCGGCAAACGACAAGGCATGCCTCTTTCTCATGGATTATCCGCGCCGTGCTCGCTTGAAGATCTATGTTCATGCCGAAGCGATGTCTCTGGATGCAGACCCCGCATTGACGGCAGCAGTCCTGGACGGAACGACGGGCAGGGCTGAGCGTATCGTGCGGCTCCGCTTGCAGAACTTCGACTGGAACTGCCCCCAGCACATCGTGCCGCGCTACACGGAGGTACAGATTGAAGATGGTCTGCGTCCGATCCGCGAGCGGCTTGCAGAATTGGAGGCCGAGAACGCCAAACTTCGAGAGCAACTGGCGTAA
- a CDS encoding helix-turn-helix transcriptional regulator — MDETINNADPIYRADCPSRVILDQIADKWSMMVLAVLSEPRRFNAIKRRLDGVTQRVLTQTLRKLERNGMVTRRILDGRVLGVEYALTPLGRSLQGPFAILFDWTVANIDVIQDCQHRYDGTSAGAR, encoded by the coding sequence ATGGATGAGACGATCAATAATGCTGACCCCATTTACCGTGCGGATTGTCCAAGCCGGGTGATCCTTGACCAGATCGCCGACAAATGGTCGATGATGGTGCTTGCCGTGTTAAGCGAGCCACGGCGCTTCAATGCGATCAAGCGTCGCCTCGATGGCGTCACTCAACGCGTATTGACACAGACGCTGCGAAAGCTGGAGCGCAATGGCATGGTGACGCGCAGGATACTCGACGGACGTGTGCTCGGGGTTGAATATGCCTTGACGCCACTGGGCAGGTCACTTCAGGGACCTTTCGCGATCCTGTTCGACTGGACCGTTGCTAACATCGACGTGATTCAGGACTGCCAGCACCGCTATGACGGGACATCAGCAGGCGCCCGGTAA
- a CDS encoding enoyl-CoA hydratase/isomerase family protein, with translation MTDTDFSRLRISKSEGIATIAIDNPPVNVLDVPLMSEIRRFLIAVRDDPDTRVLIFQSADPEFFIAHVDMTLIDQPHAFDDFIRDVPDGLNPFQAFGELLRAQPQVTIVKLDGLARGGGAEFVAAADMVFASEGRAGLAQCEALMGITPGGGATQYLSSRMTRGRALEVILGADLIDATRAESYGWINRALPASELDGFVDRLARNIAALPDGVIAAAKKALPPEDLGDGFKREHGAWKGLFELPTAEKLIRGGLKGGAQTKEGEKNLESLLRGLKL, from the coding sequence ATGACAGACACCGATTTCAGCCGGCTGCGAATTTCCAAATCAGAGGGCATTGCGACGATCGCAATCGACAATCCGCCAGTCAATGTTCTCGATGTGCCCTTGATGAGCGAGATCCGCCGCTTTCTTATTGCCGTGCGCGATGATCCCGACACGCGCGTACTGATTTTCCAGAGCGCGGATCCAGAGTTCTTCATCGCGCATGTCGACATGACATTGATTGATCAGCCTCATGCCTTCGATGATTTTATCCGCGATGTGCCGGACGGTCTCAACCCATTCCAAGCGTTTGGTGAACTTCTGCGGGCGCAGCCGCAGGTGACGATCGTCAAGCTCGACGGTCTGGCGCGTGGCGGCGGAGCGGAGTTTGTGGCCGCTGCCGACATGGTCTTCGCTTCAGAGGGACGGGCAGGCCTTGCCCAATGTGAGGCGTTGATGGGCATCACGCCGGGCGGCGGGGCCACGCAATATCTGTCGAGCCGGATGACACGCGGCCGGGCTCTCGAAGTAATCCTTGGCGCCGATCTAATCGATGCCACGAGGGCGGAAAGCTATGGGTGGATCAATCGCGCATTGCCAGCATCCGAACTCGACGGCTTTGTCGATCGGCTTGCACGCAACATCGCTGCCTTGCCCGATGGCGTTATCGCGGCGGCCAAAAAGGCGTTGCCTCCTGAAGACCTGGGGGATGGCTTCAAGCGCGAGCATGGTGCCTGGAAAGGGTTGTTCGAACTTCCGACCGCTGAAAAGCTTATCCGTGGCGGACTAAAGGGAGGAGCACAGACCAAAGAGGGTGAGAAAAATCTGGAAAGCTTGCTCCGTGGATTGAAGCTGTGA
- a CDS encoding response regulator transcription factor, whose protein sequence is MKLLLIEDDPEMTDALRTALSQHGIVLDAVGDLAMAREAIAMADYDIVLIDRQLPDGDGSSFLADLHRTGSNTRSIIISALRSTDERISGLNDGADDYLPKPFEIPELIARMSAVLRRVPTAGPFVLSAGNVTYDRVSCDVHINGVRLALTRRELLIIETLLRNRGRTVLRSSLEGQVYSFDDDIQSNSLESNMSRLRRKLGEAEADIVIKNIRGIGYYLHEQK, encoded by the coding sequence ATGAAACTTCTGCTTATCGAAGACGATCCGGAAATGACGGATGCCTTGAGGACGGCCCTCTCGCAGCATGGCATCGTGCTGGATGCTGTTGGAGATCTGGCGATGGCGCGGGAAGCAATCGCCATGGCGGATTACGATATTGTCCTTATCGACCGGCAACTGCCGGATGGCGATGGAAGTAGCTTCCTCGCCGATTTGCACCGCACGGGTTCAAATACGCGATCGATCATCATCTCCGCTCTGAGGTCGACCGACGAGCGAATTTCCGGCCTCAATGACGGCGCCGATGACTATTTGCCGAAGCCGTTCGAAATTCCCGAGCTGATTGCCAGAATGAGCGCTGTGCTGAGGCGGGTGCCGACAGCCGGCCCGTTCGTCCTGTCGGCGGGAAACGTCACCTATGATCGTGTTTCGTGCGATGTGCATATCAACGGCGTCCGGCTTGCGCTCACCCGCAGGGAACTGCTCATTATCGAAACTCTTCTGAGAAACCGTGGTCGTACCGTGTTGCGCTCGTCCCTTGAGGGGCAGGTCTATTCCTTTGACGATGATATCCAGTCGAACTCACTGGAATCCAACATGTCTCGCCTGCGCCGAAAGCTTGGCGAAGCGGAGGCCGACATTGTTATCAAGAATATTCGTGGCATAGGCTACTACCTTCATGAGCAGAAATAG